TGTATACCTGACTAATACAAACAAGGGGTATACTTATAATATCACGGCCAAATTGGAAAAGAATTTTGATTTTGGATTGAATGCGATGGCTGCTTATACGTATAGTTGTTCTAAGTCAGTAAATGATGGAACTTCTAGTCAGGCACTCTCCAATTGGCGGTACAATTCTACATGGGCAGGTTCTAATAACCCAGAAGTTTCTTATTCTAATTTTAATGTACCTCACCGTATTATTGCTTCTTTATCTTATCGCAAGGAGTACGCTGGTCATTTTGCCACTACTTTGAGCTTGTTCTATAACGGACAAAGTGGTAGCAACTATACGTTGAGCTATAATAACTCTGATATTAATAGAGATACTTACAGAGGCAATGATTTGATGTATATTCCGACAGATGGAGAATTGGCTAATATGAAATTTAGCGGCACAAATGCAGAACAAGAGGAACAACGCGCTGCATTTGGTGAATGGATTAATTTGCATAAAGAATTACGTGATAAAAAAGGGCATTATGCTGAAAGAAATGGCTTTCATCTTCCTTTTGTACATCAATTCGATCTACATTTATCGCAAGACTTTTTTATGGCAATTTCTGGTCATCAACACACTCTTCAGTTGAACTTTGATATTTTAAATGTAGGTAATCTGCTAAATCGTTCATGGGGAGTATATAAAAGCGTACAGGCTACTACACCTTCGGTTGAAAATGTAGATGCTAATGGTGTACCGACCTTTTCTTATGAAGCTTCTAATAGTAAAAAACCGTTGTATTATGATAATGTGGGAACTGGCTCACGTTGGAAAGCCCAAATTGGTGTAAAATACATTTTCTAATTCTATCTAAATATATAATAAATAAGGATACCTTTGTAATAAAATGGTATCCTTATTTATATCTTAAATTTTATCTTATGCGTAAATTCACGTTAATATTGTTTGGCGGATTCTTTTTTTTGCTAACGCTGAACGCACAAAACAAATCGCAGCATTATACCGTCATTGTTTCGCTGGACGGCTTTCGCTGGGATTATCCTATTCTTTACAGTACTCCTAACCTAGATCGTATGGCTTCTGATGGGGTAAAGGCAACGATGCTTCCCTCTTTTCCTGCATCCACATTTCCTAACCATTATACGATTGCTACGGGACTGGTTCCTGATCATAATGGAATCATTAACAATACTTTCTGGGATGTAAGGAATAAGCGGCAGTATTCCATGGGGGATCTGGAGACTCGTAATAATCCAGATTATTACTTAGGTGAGCCGATATGGATAACCGCTCAAAAACAGGGGGTTAAGACTGGAAATATTTATTGGGTTGGTTCAGATATAGCGATAAAAAAGATGCATCCTACTTATTATAAAAAATGGGGACATAAACCTAGGCTTACTTTTGAACAGCGGGTGGATAGTACTATTGCTTTGTTACAGAAGCCGAAAGCAGATCGTCCGCAGTTAATTATGCTTTATTTTGAAGAGCCTGATGGCTGTGGACATCACAATGGTCCGCACAGTAGGGAAACGGGGGTCGTGGTACATCGCATGGATAGCTTGATTGGAATGCTCCGTTCGAAACTAGAGAGTTTGCCTTTTGGGAAGGATATCAATCTGATTGTTACTTCGGATCATGGGATGACGGAAATTAGTCAGGATCGGGTAATAGATATGAATAAGTATTTGAAGCCAGAATGGTGTAAAGTTGTTGACGGGCGTACCCCTACTTCTATTTTCACGAAGTCTGGGTGTCGTGATTCGGTGTATAATGCATTAAAAAAGGTACAGCATATTCATGTTTGGAAGAAAGAGTCTATACCCGCTGAATTAAATTATGGGACGAGTGATCGTATTGGTGATATTGTTGTTGCGCCTGAATTAGGATGGCAATTTACCGATGTGGCTCGTTCCTCAAAAGGTGCTCACGGGTATTTTCCGGAATACTCTGATATGCAGGTCGTTTTCCGAGCCGTTGGTCCCGATTTTAAAGAGGGTTATGTGTCTAAGAAGTTTGTAAATGTGGATATCTACTCTTTATTGGCACATCTGTTGCACATAGTACCAGAAAAAACAGATGGAAAGTTTGAGCGGATTAGATTTATTTTAAAATAACAAAGGGCATTTAATTCGATGATATCTAAATAATAAAAAGATCACTAATGTTCCATTAGTGATCTTTTTACTTTGCTTCTTTCGAAAGCGGTCCGGACGGGACTCGAACCCGCGACCCCATGCGTGACAGGCATGTATTCTAACCAACTGAACTACCGAACCAAGGTAGTGCGATCATTTCTGATTGCGGATGCAAAGGTAGATGTTTTTTTGATATTTGCAATAGCTAGATGAATATTTTTTTAGTCTGATTCCTTTCTGTATAGGCTTTGTGCCTCATAATGAGCTACTTCCTTAACTAAAGAAAAATGCACTCAAGAGAAAGAAAAATGCCTGAAGGAAATATTGCTTAAAAAATTCATTTGTGAGAAATTCATTTTTTTAAGCTACTAATTCTTTCTATCTGCTAGTTTTCTATGTTTCTTGATAAACTTATTATGCCTATCGTTCGTTCTTTAGCAATAATTCGTTATTTTTGCCCTCTCAAAATAAGAATTAGTGACGGAACATAAAAGCAAAGTAAATATGACTACAGCGAAACTGTTATTGCATTGTCCGGATAAACCCGGTATTTTGGCTGAAGTAACAGATTTTATAACGGTGAATAAGGGGAATATCATTTATTTGGACCAATATGTGGATCATGTGGAGAATATTTTCTTTATGCGCATCGAATGGGAATTAAATGGTTTTCTCGTACCTCAGGAA
This is a stretch of genomic DNA from uncultured Bacteroides sp.. It encodes these proteins:
- a CDS encoding ectonucleotide pyrophosphatase/phosphodiesterase; this encodes MRKFTLILFGGFFFLLTLNAQNKSQHYTVIVSLDGFRWDYPILYSTPNLDRMASDGVKATMLPSFPASTFPNHYTIATGLVPDHNGIINNTFWDVRNKRQYSMGDLETRNNPDYYLGEPIWITAQKQGVKTGNIYWVGSDIAIKKMHPTYYKKWGHKPRLTFEQRVDSTIALLQKPKADRPQLIMLYFEEPDGCGHHNGPHSRETGVVVHRMDSLIGMLRSKLESLPFGKDINLIVTSDHGMTEISQDRVIDMNKYLKPEWCKVVDGRTPTSIFTKSGCRDSVYNALKKVQHIHVWKKESIPAELNYGTSDRIGDIVVAPELGWQFTDVARSSKGAHGYFPEYSDMQVVFRAVGPDFKEGYVSKKFVNVDIYSLLAHLLHIVPEKTDGKFERIRFILK